The DNA window GTAACCCGAAAGATTTCATCAAAAGAAAAACGATTTTTTAAAGAACGAGCCGCTGCCCTTTGGATGACGGGACCATCGGCAACAGGGTCAGAAAAAGGAATTCCAAGTTCTAAAATATCTGCCCCATTGTCTAAAATGGTTTTCCCAAATTCGATAGAATCATTATAGTTTGGATCCCCTAAGGTAAAATAAGGGATAAACGCGGATTTAAAACGCCCACTCTCAAATAAGGATTTTATTTTACTCATTTACTTTCTTTCACCTAAAAGCCGCAAAACTTCCGTTACGTCCTTATCGCCCCGACCAGAAAGACAAATGACTAAATCTTTTTTCTTTCCTAAATCTTTGGCAACGTCACGTGCCACATGAAAAGCATGAGCTGTCTCAAGGGCAGGAATGATTCCTTCCACACGAGTGACCTCTAAAAAAGAATCTAATGCTTGTTCGTCTGTCACCATTCGGTAATCCACTCTACCCGTTTGGGAAAGATAAGCATGTTCCGGTCCCACACCCGGGTAATCGAGTCCTGCGGAAACAGAATGTGCTGGAACAATTTGACCAAATTCATCTTGGATGATGAGAGTTTTTGTTCCATGTAAAAATCCTGTTTTTCCATAGGTTAAAGTAGCAGAATGTTCTCCTGGTTTTGGACCAAGACCTCCTGCTTCTGCTCCATAGATAGCGACTTGTTTGTCTTTTAAAAATGCATGGAACATACCAATGGAATTAGATCCTCCGCCCACACAAGCAACGATCGCATTGGGAAGTTTTTTGTTTCGTTTTTTAAACTCTGATCTTGCCTCTGATCCTATAAAAGATTGGAAGTCACGAACAATCATTGGAAAAGGATGTGGCCCAATGGCAGACCCAACAATGTAATGAGTTGTGGATACATTGAGTGCCCAGTCTCTCATAGCTTCACTGGTGGCTTCTTTGAGAGTGGCTTCTCCCGCAGTGACTGGAAGAATTTTAGCACCTAACATCTCAATTTTTTTGGCATTGAGGTTTTGTCTTTCAACGTCAACAGCGCCCATGTAAACAACAGTTTCCATTCCAAACATCGCACCAACAGTTGCAGTTGCAAGACCATGCTGGCCTGCTCCTGTTTCTGCGATGATCCGTTTTTTTCCCATATAACGTGCAACAAGCG is part of the Leptospira congkakensis genome and encodes:
- the trpB gene encoding tryptophan synthase subunit beta; translated protein: MGKNLPGYFGEFGGRYSPEILTEALEELESTYQKLKKSKKFKKELEYYLKNYVGRPSPLTYAERLTKLWGGARIWLKREDLNHTGAHKINNAIGQALVARYMGKKRIIAETGAGQHGLATATVGAMFGMETVVYMGAVDVERQNLNAKKIEMLGAKILPVTAGEATLKEATSEAMRDWALNVSTTHYIVGSAIGPHPFPMIVRDFQSFIGSEARSEFKKRNKKLPNAIVACVGGGSNSIGMFHAFLKDKQVAIYGAEAGGLGPKPGEHSATLTYGKTGFLHGTKTLIIQDEFGQIVPAHSVSAGLDYPGVGPEHAYLSQTGRVDYRMVTDEQALDSFLEVTRVEGIIPALETAHAFHVARDVAKDLGKKKDLVICLSGRGDKDVTEVLRLLGERK